Proteins encoded by one window of Eremothecium cymbalariae DBVPG#7215 chromosome 1, complete sequence:
- the FYV7 gene encoding Fyv7p (similar to Ashbya gossypii ABR226W) yields the protein MVGTAKRFTKEHKIKEIQKSLHKRARIKKQYLKSLKVEGYELPDKQEKPKLSYDQVKTDKRSKVAQNEELKKRCKRLQSKELEERRQHNFAKIQEAKERQFAREKRSLRVTKRTRSGQPLMGPKIDDLLEKIKNDNTYTS from the coding sequence ATGGTTGGTACGGCTAAAAGGTTCACTAAAGAACATAAAATCAAggaaattcaaaaaagtcTTCACAAAAGAGCTAGAATAAAGAagcaatatttgaaatctttaaaaGTGGAAGGCTACGAACTCCCAGATAAGCAGGAAAAGCCTAAACTCTCCTATGATCAGGTTAAAACCGATAAAAGAAGCAAAGTTGCTCAGAATGAAGAACTGAAGAAGCGGTGCAAGCGACTTCAAAGCAAAGAGTTAGAGGAACGCAGGCAGCACAACTTTGCCAAGATTCAAGAAGCAAAAGAACGACAGTTTGCCAGAGAAAAACGAAGCTTAAGGGTAACCAAGAGGACTAGAAGTGGCCAACCTTTAATGGGTCCAAAGATTGATGATCTATTGGAAAAGATTAAAAACGACAATACCTATACTTCTTGA
- the MEF1 gene encoding Mef1p (similar to Ashbya gossypii ABR227C), with translation MERVNLFRSFVCSSAMLPMQSRCVLISMSKRNFHKTMLSRSYEAEKDILDKLKPKMTAEDTQHSRKLRNIGISAHIDSGKTTFTERVLYYTGRIKAIHEVRGRDNVGAKMDSMDLEREKGITIQSAATYCSWNKNEESYHFNLIDTPGHIDFTIEVERALRVLDGAVLVVCAVSGVQSQTVTVDRQMRRYNVPRITFINKMDRMGADPFKAIKQINDKLKMPAAAIQVPIGAESNLEGVVDIINRVAIYNKGENGDIIENGPIPEKLHDLVEEKRALLIETLADVDDEMAEVFLDEKEPTVEQIKNAIRRATIARKFTPILMGSALANTGVQPVLDSIIDYLPDPSEVLNTALDISKNEAKVNLIPSSVQPFVGLAFKLEEGRYGQLTYIRVYQGKLKKGGYITNVKTGKKVKVSRLVRMHSNDMEDVEEVGAGEICATFGIDCSSGDTFSDGVLKYSMSSMYVPDAVVSLSVTPKSKDSATNFSKALNRFQKEDPTFRVKFDPESKETIISGMGELHLEIYVERMKREYNVECVTGKPQVSYRESIQASSDFDYTHKKQSGGAGQFGRVIGTLSSIEGSSENKFETAIVGGHIPEKYLPACAKGFEDATEKGPLIGHKVLGVNMLINDGAIHAVDSNELSFKTATIAAFRHAFMDAQPVILEPIMTISVTSPNEFQGNVIGLLNKLQAVIQDTENGHDEFTIVAECPLSTLFGFATSLRASTQGKGEFSLEFKHYSPTSPHLQKQLIEEHKKSQKK, from the coding sequence ATGGAAAGGGTTAACTTATTCAGGAGTTTTGTATGCTCCTCTGCCATGTTGCCTATGCAGAGTAGATGTGTTCTGATATCCATGTCGAAGAGGAACTTTCATAAAACTATGTTGAGCAGATCTTATGAAGCAGAAAAAGACATATTGGATAAACTGAAGCCTAAAATGACTGCTGAAGATACTCAGCATTCAAGAAAGTTGCGTAACATCGGGATATCTGCGCATATTGATTCGGGAAAAACTACGTTCACGGAACGTGTCTTATATTATACTGGTAGAATTAAAGCCATTCATGAAGTCAGAGGACGTGATAATGTCGGTGCAAAAATGGATTCTATGGATTTGGAAAGAGAGAAAGGTATTACTATTCAATCTGCTGCAACTTATTGTTCATGGAATAAGAATGAGGAGTCTTATCATTTCAATTTAATCGATACGCCTGGTCACATTGATTTTACTATCGAAGTCGAACGTGCTTTAAGAGTCTTAGATGGTGCTGTTTTGGTTGTTTGTGCTGTTTCTGGCGTCCAATCTCAGACTGTTACGGTTGATCGTCAGATGCGTAGGTATAATGTCCCACGAATCACttttataaataaaatggACAGAATGGGAGCTGATCCTTTCAAAGCTATAAAGCAAATTAATgataaattgaagatgcCCGCCGCTGCTATTCAAGTTCCAATTGGAGCTGAATCAAATTTGGAGGGTGTTGTAGATATCATTAATCGTGTTGCAATTTATAATAAAGGTGAAAATGgtgatattattgaaaatggACCTATTCCTGAAAAACTGCACGATTTGGTGGAGGAAAAAAGAGCGTTACTAATTGAAACTTTGGCTGATGTAGACGATGAGATGGCAGAAGTTTTCTTGGATGAGAAGGAGCCAACTGTTGAGCAAATAAAGAACGCTATCCGTAGAGCGACGATTGCAAGAAAGTTTACACCCATCTTAATGGGTTCTGCTTTGGCAAACACCGGTGTGCAGCCAGTTTTAGATTCTATTATTGATTATCTCCCAGATCCTTCGGAAGTTTTGAATACCGCTctggatatttcaaaaaatgagGCGAAAGTAAATCTAATTCCATCATCTGTGCAGCCATTTGTCGGTTTGGCTTTTAAATTAGAAGAAGGGAGGTACGGTCAGTTAACCTATATTCGTGTTTACCAAGGTAAATTAAAGAAGGGTGGCTACATTACTAATGTGAAAACTGGCAAAAAAGTTAAGGTTTCTCGTCTGGTTCGGATGCATTCAAATGACATGgaagatgttgaagaagttggtGCTGGTGAAATTTGTGCTACGTTTGGTATCGACTGTTCTTCTGGTGATACCTTTTCAGATGGtgttttgaaatattctaTGTCTTCAATGTATGTTCCTGATGCTGTTGTTTCCTTATCCGTTACACCGAAGTCTAAAGACTCAGCAACTAATTTTTCGAAGGCTTTAAATCGTTTCCAAAAGGAAGACCCAACATTCAGGGTGAAATTCGATCCAGAATCTAAAGAGACTATTATATCAGGAATGGGTGAGCTACACTTGGAAATCTATGTTGAGAGAATGAAGCGTGAATACAACGTGGAATGTGTCACTGGGAAACCTCAAGTTTCATACAGAGAATCTATTCAAGCGTCTTCTGATTTTGATTATACCCATAAAAAACAATCTGGTGGTGCTGGTCAATTCGGCAGAGTCATCGGCACCTTATCTTCTATAGAAGGTTCTAGTGAGAACAAATTTGAAACAGCTATAGTGGGAGGTCATATTCCAGAGAAATATTTGCCTGCTTGTGCCAAGGGTTTTGAAGATGCTACCGAGAAAGGTCCGTTGATTGGACACAAGGTTCTTGGAGTTAATATGCTGATTAACGATGGTGCCATTCATGCTGTGGATTCTAATGAATTATCATTTAAAACAGCAACGATAGCTGCTTTCCGCCACGCATTTATGGATGCTCAGCCAGTTATTTTGGAACCAATCATGACTATTTCTGTAACTTCGCCAAATGAATTTCAAGGTAACGTTATAGGCttattgaacaaattaCAAGCTGTTATTCAGGACACTGAAAATGGACACGATGAATTTACAATTGTTGCAGAATGTCCACTAAGCACACTTTTTGGCTTTGCAACTTCTTTAAGAGCTTCTACTCAAGGAAAAGGTGAATTCTCTTTAGAATTTAAGCATTACTCTCCGACTTCTCCTCACTTGCAGAAACAACTAATTGAAGAACATAAAAAAagtcaaaaaaaataa